The Microcoleus sp. AS-A8 genome window below encodes:
- a CDS encoding GNAT family N-acetyltransferase codes for MGFWKSFFSSSDAASGQTQFEGEAIEGTSDRTDNTSRIFFSTDRDIDLYELEELCDAVGWSRRPMRKVKKAIQHSFLVTSMWQQRGNTKRLIGFARATSDHAFNATIWDVVVHPDFQTKGLGKALMKYMIRKLRNEDISNITLFADPHVVNFYRRMGFMADPEGIKGMFWYPD; via the coding sequence ATGGGTTTTTGGAAAAGCTTTTTTAGCAGTTCTGATGCTGCCTCTGGGCAAACGCAGTTTGAGGGGGAAGCAATAGAAGGTACGAGCGATCGCACCGATAACACTTCCCGGATATTTTTTAGCACGGATCGGGATATCGACCTTTATGAGTTAGAAGAACTCTGTGATGCCGTTGGCTGGTCTCGGCGACCCATGCGTAAAGTTAAAAAAGCCATTCAGCACAGCTTCCTGGTGACTTCAATGTGGCAGCAGCGAGGTAACACCAAACGCCTCATTGGCTTTGCTCGTGCCACGTCTGACCATGCTTTTAATGCCACAATCTGGGATGTGGTGGTTCACCCAGACTTCCAAACCAAGGGGCTAGGTAAGGCTTTGATGAAGTACATGATTAGGAAACTGCGGAATGAAGATATTAGCAATATCACCCTGTTTGCCGATCCCCATGTGGTGAATTTTTATCGGAGGATGGGATTTATGGCTGATCCAGAAGGTATTAAAGGCATGTTCTGGTATCCAGATTAA
- a CDS encoding alpha/beta hydrolase: MAFIDILGATHAYELTPPPASPSPVLVFIHGWLLSRNYWQPLIDTLAPDYQCLTYDLRGFGDSQPQMDKTQNSIELIDATLADADALKQISSRYTLAAYAQDLNVLLQQLGIDCAWLIGHSLGGSIALWGASMASDRVKGVICVNAGGGIYIKEEFERFRAVGQQLVKQRPRWLCYLPLLDLLLTRSQVARPIPRRWGRQRLIDFVAASPEAAVGALLDSTTETEVNRLPEVVSKLTQPVYFIAGANDKIMEPKYVRHLASFHALFQGCDENVIEIPECGHLAMVEQPDKLETQIRKILMNH; encoded by the coding sequence ATGGCATTCATTGACATTCTGGGGGCTACTCACGCTTACGAACTGACGCCTCCCCCTGCATCCCCCTCTCCTGTCCTTGTTTTTATCCACGGCTGGCTTTTAAGCCGCAACTATTGGCAGCCTTTAATTGATACGTTGGCACCGGATTATCAGTGCCTTACTTATGACCTGAGGGGATTTGGTGATTCTCAGCCCCAAATGGATAAAACTCAAAACAGTATTGAGTTAATCGATGCTACATTAGCGGACGCTGATGCGCTCAAACAGATTTCTTCCAGGTACACCCTAGCCGCCTATGCTCAGGATTTGAATGTTTTGCTGCAACAGCTAGGTATAGACTGTGCTTGGCTCATCGGTCACTCGTTAGGCGGCAGCATCGCCCTTTGGGGCGCGTCGATGGCTTCGGATCGAGTCAAGGGGGTTATTTGTGTCAATGCTGGAGGCGGAATTTACATCAAAGAAGAATTTGAGCGCTTTCGGGCTGTGGGTCAACAACTGGTGAAGCAACGACCCCGTTGGCTTTGTTACCTGCCTTTGCTGGACTTGCTCTTGACGCGATCGCAGGTGGCACGTCCGATCCCACGTCGATGGGGACGCCAGCGACTGATTGATTTCGTTGCCGCTAGTCCTGAAGCCGCTGTTGGAGCTTTACTCGATTCAACCACAGAAACCGAAGTGAATCGGTTACCTGAAGTGGTGTCCAAGCTCACGCAGCCCGTTTATTTTATAGCTGGTGCCAACGATAAGATCATGGAACCGAAGTACGTGCGCCATCTGGCTAGCTTCCACGCGTTATTTCAAGGCTGTGATGAGAACGTGATTGAAATTCCTGAGTGTGGGCATCTAGCCATGGTAGAGCAGCCAGACAAGCTGGAGACTCAAATCCGTAAGATTCTCATGAATCATTAA